Proteins from a genomic interval of Ndongobacter massiliensis:
- a CDS encoding TRAP transporter large permease, with the protein MNPLAVALIVFMVLMFLGMPIVFVMTFSSLIYCLVIGKIDLLMVVIEKMFRGMDSFVLLAIPMFIMCGEVMNRGGITSAIVSFADLMVGRVKGGLAYVNTLASTFFAGITGSALSDIASIGSILIPAMEEQGYTKDFSCAVTAATAIQGPLIPPSIPAVLVASATGLSTGALFWGGAMPGLLIGIGSAIVIFIKGFFVKLPKRTVRIPFREAINVTLHSILPLMTVVIILVGMNSGIFTPTEAAAIALAYALCITSFIYKPIPFSEFITICKNVLLQTTTIYLIIAGATTFSYVLATENIPTKISMLISSHVTSKLGILMVINLILLVWGMFMDTAPSILVLVPILFPVAKAAGVNSIHFGVLVITNLMVGMLTPPFGMAIYTTQSVGKCRMGNLIKQLLPFIVVDLVILGILTIFPSVSLFLPQLFGFVS; encoded by the coding sequence ATGAATCCTTTAGCAGTTGCACTAATCGTTTTTATGGTTTTAATGTTTCTCGGCATGCCAATTGTATTTGTAATGACATTTTCCAGCCTTATTTATTGCCTAGTGATTGGAAAAATAGATTTGCTGATGGTTGTGATTGAAAAGATGTTTCGCGGCATGGATAGCTTTGTTTTGCTTGCCATTCCAATGTTTATTATGTGTGGCGAAGTAATGAATCGTGGTGGTATTACAAGTGCAATCGTCAGTTTTGCAGATTTGATGGTTGGTCGTGTCAAAGGTGGGCTTGCATATGTTAATACATTAGCAAGTACTTTTTTCGCGGGCATAACCGGCTCAGCTTTATCTGATATTGCTTCTATAGGCTCAATTCTTATTCCTGCTATGGAGGAGCAGGGTTATACAAAAGACTTTTCTTGCGCAGTTACGGCAGCTACTGCTATTCAGGGGCCTCTAATTCCACCAAGTATTCCGGCAGTACTAGTCGCGTCCGCCACTGGGCTTTCTACGGGTGCTTTGTTTTGGGGTGGGGCAATGCCTGGCTTGCTGATTGGCATTGGGAGCGCAATTGTGATCTTTATTAAAGGCTTTTTCGTTAAACTTCCGAAGCGCACAGTGAGAATCCCTTTCCGTGAAGCTATCAATGTAACACTTCATTCTATTCTGCCTTTAATGACAGTTGTGATTATACTCGTCGGCATGAATTCTGGAATCTTCACGCCGACGGAAGCGGCGGCAATTGCCTTGGCTTATGCGCTGTGCATTACTTCTTTTATCTATAAACCAATACCTTTCTCTGAATTTATTACAATTTGCAAAAATGTTTTGCTCCAAACTACAACAATTTACCTGATTATTGCTGGTGCCACTACCTTTTCGTATGTCCTCGCTACAGAGAATATTCCTACCAAGATTTCTATGTTAATTAGTAGCCATGTTACATCTAAGTTGGGAATTCTTATGGTTATCAATCTTATTTTATTAGTATGGGGCATGTTCATGGATACAGCACCCTCTATTCTAGTTCTCGTCCCCATTCTTTTTCCAGTGGCAAAGGCAGCAGGTGTCAATTCAATTCATTTTGGTGTTTTGGTTATTACTAACCTGATGGTTGGTATGCTTACTCCACCATTTGGAATGGCAATTTATACTACACAGTCGGTTGGTAAGTGTAGAATGGGAAATCTCATCAAGCAGTTGTTACCTTTTATCGTGGTCGACTTAGTTATTCTTGGAATCCTCACCATATTTCCAAGCGTATCTTTATTTCTACCTCAGTTGTTTGGCTTTGTCTCTTAA
- a CDS encoding TRAP transporter small permease yields the protein MKKYVHFCKQFNKIMLGIGICFLLFAVTITFIQVVIRNLFQFSFTWAEELTRYVVIFSVYFASGTIFYIDANAKVDIFYNLMPKKIRRILSCIFYFLIALFLCVMAYYGYIHVIRNAKIYCASIHIPWALPFMSLIIGAVNMLIQVPAKIYLVWCAF from the coding sequence ATGAAAAAATATGTGCATTTTTGTAAACAGTTTAATAAAATTATGCTTGGGATAGGCATCTGTTTTCTTCTTTTTGCTGTTACAATTACCTTTATTCAGGTAGTGATACGAAACTTATTCCAATTTTCTTTTACGTGGGCAGAGGAGTTGACGCGCTATGTCGTGATCTTCAGTGTGTATTTTGCTTCCGGAACTATTTTTTATATTGATGCTAATGCAAAGGTCGACATTTTCTATAATTTAATGCCAAAAAAAATTCGTCGCATCCTCTCATGCATATTTTATTTTCTAATCGCACTGTTCCTCTGTGTCATGGCTTATTATGGTTATATCCATGTTATTCGCAATGCAAAGATTTACTGCGCATCTATTCACATTCCGTGGGCTCTACCATTCATGTCCTTGATTATTGGTGCAGTTAATATGCTTATACAGGTTCCTGCCAAAATATATCTTGTTTGGTGTGCTTTTTAG
- a CDS encoding TRAP transporter substrate-binding protein produces MKRIFAFVLTLVVFLSFAACHQEETTHKSNLNQAASQDTPITIKLGWAETSERSGHVLSEAAYTFKEQLEEMSNGTITVELYPAAQLGDATSMLTQVEAGTLESCMSISNGQFATSYYPDLGFLDIPYLFESADEAYNLLNPDGDFFKKLQSDISEKTGIRPLVFFNEGLRHITNNKHEIKTPQDLVGLKIRTMNVTAHMKMFEALGALPTNVSWNELYTALQTNVVDGQENPIANAVYISAWEVQKYMTLDGHVCLCGLFCMNEDFYQSLSDSQKSAVDAAAQEALKAEYNMFKENEAVNLQKLKDNGLQVTELNRDEIDAFRKACQPTVLEYLRGVMDTPELLEEAMNAVASQRK; encoded by the coding sequence ATGAAACGTATCTTTGCATTTGTTTTAACCCTCGTTGTATTTTTATCGTTTGCGGCCTGTCATCAAGAGGAAACTACACATAAATCTAACCTTAATCAAGCTGCTTCGCAAGATACTCCAATTACCATCAAACTTGGTTGGGCAGAAACGTCTGAGCGTAGTGGACACGTGTTGTCCGAGGCTGCATATACCTTTAAAGAGCAACTTGAAGAGATGTCTAATGGTACCATTACTGTCGAACTTTATCCGGCTGCTCAGCTCGGTGATGCGACATCTATGTTGACGCAGGTCGAAGCAGGAACACTGGAGTCATGTATGTCTATCTCCAATGGTCAGTTTGCCACCTCCTATTACCCCGACCTTGGTTTTCTTGATATTCCTTATCTTTTCGAATCTGCCGATGAAGCTTATAATCTTCTAAACCCCGACGGCGATTTCTTTAAGAAACTTCAAAGCGATATTTCTGAAAAGACCGGAATTCGTCCTCTTGTTTTCTTTAACGAGGGTTTGCGACATATAACAAATAATAAGCATGAGATTAAGACCCCTCAAGATCTTGTCGGTCTGAAGATCCGCACTATGAACGTTACGGCACATATGAAAATGTTTGAGGCACTTGGAGCTCTCCCCACAAATGTCAGCTGGAATGAACTTTACACGGCGCTGCAGACAAACGTTGTTGATGGTCAGGAAAACCCGATCGCAAATGCTGTTTATATCAGTGCGTGGGAAGTTCAGAAGTATATGACTCTTGATGGGCATGTCTGTCTATGCGGTTTGTTCTGCATGAATGAAGATTTCTATCAAAGTCTATCGGATAGCCAAAAATCAGCTGTTGATGCTGCTGCACAGGAAGCTCTCAAGGCAGAGTATAATATGTTCAAAGAGAATGAAGCAGTTAATCTTCAAAAGCTAAAAGACAACGGTCTTCAAGTTACAGAATTAAATCGCGACGAGATTGATGCTTTTCGAAAAGCTTGTCAGCCAACAGTGCTTGAGTATTTGCGTGGTGTCATGGATACACCCGAATTACTTGAAGAGGCAATGAATGCGGTAGCCTCCCAACGTAAGTAA